The proteins below are encoded in one region of Flavobacterium sp. IMCC34852:
- a CDS encoding anaerobic ribonucleoside-triphosphate reductase activating protein: MVKSVSNITPFTLLDYPDKSACILWYAGCNMRCLYCYNPEIVFGKGKFTFSEMISFLETRRGLLDAVVFSGGECLIHKDIIEQIRLVKAMGFLVKVDTNGSKPDVLQSLIEQKLLDYVALDFKSTRESFLSITQTDLYDQFEQSVQLLFKTNIPFEIRTTYHSELLAKEEVKDMIDYLKFNEYTGTYYIQHFKNNVETIGKLPNSHTRLENHLPVNTAVKIVLR, encoded by the coding sequence ATGGTTAAATCAGTCAGCAATATAACCCCGTTTACCCTATTGGACTATCCGGACAAATCTGCTTGTATCCTGTGGTATGCCGGATGCAATATGCGGTGTTTGTATTGCTATAATCCTGAGATTGTTTTCGGGAAAGGCAAATTTACCTTTTCCGAAATGATCTCTTTTTTGGAAACCCGAAGAGGTTTGCTGGATGCGGTAGTCTTTAGCGGTGGTGAATGCTTAATTCACAAAGACATTATAGAACAAATACGCTTGGTAAAAGCCATGGGATTTTTAGTAAAAGTAGACACCAACGGTTCTAAACCCGACGTTTTACAATCGCTCATAGAACAAAAGTTGCTAGATTATGTAGCGCTGGATTTTAAATCTACCCGAGAATCTTTCCTGTCAATTACCCAAACGGATTTGTATGACCAATTTGAGCAATCCGTACAGTTGCTCTTCAAAACGAATATTCCTTTTGAAATTCGCACCACTTACCATTCTGAACTGCTGGCCAAAGAGGAAGTCAAAGACATGATTGATTACCTAAAATTCAATGAATATACCGGAACCTATTACATCCAACATTTCAAAAACAATGTAGAAACCATCGGAAAATTGCCCAATTCACACACCCGTTTAGAGAACCATTTGCCGGTCAACACGGCTGTGAAAATTGTGCTTCGGTAA
- the nrdD gene encoding anaerobic ribonucleoside-triphosphate reductase, translating into MKTKTNELLEQHQQSRTKCLVYTRVMGYHRPVESFNIGKKGEHKQRLHFKECPNG; encoded by the coding sequence ATGAAAACCAAGACCAATGAACTGTTGGAACAACACCAACAATCCAGAACAAAATGCCTCGTATACACCAGAGTAATGGGGTACCATCGACCGGTGGAAAGCTTTAACATCGGAAAAAAAGGCGAACACAAGCAGCGGCTCCATTTTAAAGAATGTCCAAATGGTTAA
- a CDS encoding ribonucleoside triphosphate reductase produces MEKYVIKRNGDYKPFEPFKIKDAIVKSFTSVSLPFDERVFEKVSAAIAAKDTWAVEEIQDIIEQTLFENQYFTVMRSFMLYRHTRKLQREHIQGLNDDTTYVDSTQTIEEYISQTDWRINANANTSYSNAGLVNNVAGKIIANYWLDKVYSKEEGYAHRNGDIHIHDLDCLTGYCAGWSLRVLLNDGFNGVRGRVESKAPSHFREALGQMANFLGILQSEWAGAQAFSSFDTYLAPYVFKDNLSFDEVLKAVRSFVYNLNVPARWGQSPFTNITLDWVVPSDLKEQIPTKNDHHLFGTISDENILARAKERGVDSLIEMRYEHFQPEMNLINKAYYTVMTEGDANGQPFTFPIPTVNITEDFDWDGENTELLFENTAKIGSSYFQNFIGSQYLLDENGNKIENPNAYKPNAVRSMCCRLQLDLRELLKRGNGLFGSAEMTGSIGVVTINMARLGHLYEGNKEELFHQLDRLMELSKSTLEKKRKFIQEMYDRGLYPYTKRYLPHFRNHFSTIGVNGMNEMVRNFTEDKEDITTRFGHEFSIEILEYIRNRMKEFQEATGNLYNLEATPAEGTTYRFAKEDKKRYPNILQAGMEENIYYTNSSQIPVDFTQDPFEALLMQDELQCKYTGGTVLHLYMNERISTPVACKNFVKTVLSKFKLPYITVTPVFSVCPVHGYLNGEHEYCPKCDDALLEKLNQNTYENQDQ; encoded by the coding sequence ATGGAAAAATATGTCATCAAAAGAAACGGAGATTATAAACCTTTTGAACCTTTTAAGATAAAGGATGCGATAGTCAAGAGCTTTACCAGCGTTTCGCTTCCGTTTGATGAGCGTGTTTTTGAAAAAGTAAGCGCTGCGATTGCTGCTAAAGATACTTGGGCGGTCGAAGAAATTCAGGACATCATTGAGCAAACGCTTTTTGAAAACCAATATTTCACGGTCATGCGTTCGTTTATGTTGTATAGGCATACGCGAAAGCTACAACGCGAACACATTCAAGGGTTAAATGACGACACGACTTATGTAGACAGCACCCAAACCATCGAAGAATACATTTCCCAAACCGATTGGCGCATCAATGCCAATGCCAATACTTCTTATTCCAATGCGGGTTTAGTCAACAATGTGGCCGGAAAAATCATTGCCAATTATTGGTTGGATAAAGTCTATTCTAAGGAAGAAGGTTACGCCCACCGCAACGGCGATATTCATATCCACGATTTAGATTGTCTAACCGGCTATTGTGCGGGTTGGAGTTTAAGGGTGTTGCTCAATGACGGTTTCAACGGCGTTCGTGGGCGTGTGGAAAGCAAAGCACCATCGCATTTCCGAGAAGCTTTGGGACAAATGGCCAACTTCCTCGGGATATTGCAAAGCGAATGGGCCGGTGCTCAAGCGTTTAGTTCGTTTGACACCTATTTGGCGCCGTATGTTTTCAAAGACAATTTGTCTTTTGACGAGGTGCTCAAAGCAGTTCGCAGTTTTGTTTACAACTTAAATGTACCGGCGCGTTGGGGACAATCGCCTTTTACCAACATTACCTTAGACTGGGTAGTGCCTTCCGATTTAAAGGAACAAATTCCGACCAAGAATGACCACCATTTATTTGGAACCATATCCGATGAAAACATTTTGGCACGCGCCAAAGAACGTGGCGTAGATTCCTTGATTGAAATGCGCTACGAACACTTCCAACCCGAAATGAACCTCATCAACAAAGCCTATTATACCGTGATGACTGAAGGTGATGCCAATGGGCAACCGTTTACCTTCCCAATTCCGACTGTAAACATCACCGAAGATTTTGATTGGGATGGCGAAAACACCGAATTGCTGTTTGAAAACACCGCTAAGATTGGCTCGTCATATTTCCAGAATTTTATCGGAAGCCAATATCTTTTAGATGAAAACGGGAATAAAATCGAAAACCCTAATGCTTACAAACCCAATGCTGTGCGCAGCATGTGTTGCCGTTTGCAACTCGATTTAAGAGAATTGTTAAAACGCGGCAACGGTTTATTCGGCAGCGCAGAAATGACCGGAAGCATTGGCGTGGTCACCATCAACATGGCGCGTTTGGGCCATCTTTACGAAGGCAATAAAGAAGAGTTGTTCCATCAACTAGACCGATTGATGGAACTGTCAAAATCAACTTTAGAGAAGAAGCGAAAGTTCATCCAAGAGATGTATGACCGCGGTTTGTATCCTTATACCAAAAGATATTTACCGCATTTCAGAAATCACTTTTCGACCATTGGAGTTAATGGTATGAATGAAATGGTGCGCAATTTTACTGAAGACAAGGAAGACATTACGACGCGTTTCGGACATGAATTTTCTATCGAAATTTTGGAATACATCCGCAACCGCATGAAAGAATTTCAGGAAGCCACCGGAAATCTCTACAACCTCGAAGCCACTCCGGCCGAAGGCACGACCTATCGCTTTGCTAAAGAAGACAAAAAGCGTTACCCGAACATTCTGCAAGCCGGCATGGAAGAGAACATTTATTACACCAACAGCTCGCAAATCCCGGTTGATTTTACCCAAGACCCGTTTGAAGCACTCTTAATGCAAGACGAATTGCAATGTAAATACACCGGCGGAACCGTACTGCATTTGTACATGAATGAAAGAATCAGCACACCTGTTGCCTGTAAAAACTTTGTCAAAACCGTCTTGTCCAAATTCAAATTGCCCTATATCACTGTAACACCTGTCTTTAGTGTTTGTCCGGTTCACGGTTACCTCAACGGCGAACACGAGTACTGTCCGAAATGTGACGATGCCTTATTAGAAAAACTAAACCAAAACACCTATGAAAACCAAGACCAATGA
- the ric gene encoding iron-sulfur cluster repair di-iron protein codes for MNALEQITVGELVAGDFRTAAVFSKYGIDFCCKGNRTLEEVCEKKGLDSNAIEDELIAVLESKSDSSIDFKSWPTDLLIDYIEKTHHRYVEEKSIALLFYLDKLCKVHGQRHPELFEIALHFKICAGELAQHMKKEELILFPFVKKMYYALRDNTNIEQPHFGTVDNPIAMMQDEHENEGERFRKIAQLTNDYNPPADACETYKVTFAMLKEFEQDLHKHIHLENNIVFPKAKAMEAKFNLL; via the coding sequence ATGAATGCATTAGAACAAATAACTGTCGGAGAATTGGTGGCAGGTGATTTCAGAACCGCTGCCGTTTTTTCAAAATATGGTATAGATTTTTGCTGCAAAGGAAACCGAACATTAGAGGAAGTTTGCGAAAAAAAAGGATTGGACAGTAACGCGATAGAAGACGAATTAATTGCTGTCTTAGAATCGAAATCAGACAGTAGCATTGATTTCAAATCTTGGCCAACCGATTTACTGATTGACTATATCGAAAAAACGCACCACCGTTATGTGGAAGAAAAATCGATAGCCTTATTGTTTTACCTCGACAAACTTTGTAAAGTACACGGACAAAGACATCCGGAACTGTTTGAAATTGCGCTTCATTTTAAAATTTGTGCCGGCGAATTGGCCCAACACATGAAAAAAGAAGAATTAATACTGTTTCCATTCGTCAAAAAAATGTACTACGCGCTGAGAGATAACACCAACATCGAACAACCGCATTTCGGAACCGTAGACAATCCGATTGCCATGATGCAGGACGAACACGAAAATGAAGGAGAACGCTTCCGCAAAATTGCACAGTTGACTAATGATTACAATCCGCCGGCAGATGCTTGTGAAACTTACAAAGTCACCTTTGCAATGCTGAAAGAATTCGAACAGGACTTACACAAACACATCCACTTGGAAAACAATATCGTGTTTCCAAAAGCGAAAGCCATGGAAGCCAAATTCAACCTTTTATAA
- the nadA gene encoding quinolinate synthase NadA translates to MESLKEKILQLKKEKNAVILAHYYQQPEIQEIADYVGDSLGLSQEAKKVNADIIVFAGVHFMAETAKLLNPKKKVLLPDLEAGCSLAESCPPDIFKKFIDAHPHHIVITYVNCSAEIKALSHIVCTSSNAEKIVNSVPENIPIIFAPDKNLGNYINQKTGRKMLLWDGSCVVHEAFSLEKLIALYKEHPDAGIIAHPESENHILETASYIGSTSGMIDYVKRSPKTKFIVATEAGILYKMQEAVPDKILIPAPALEDNTCACSECAYMKLNTLRKVYDCLLHESPEIKVPKKIADKAIIPIQRMLELSK, encoded by the coding sequence ATGGAAAGTTTAAAAGAGAAGATTCTCCAACTGAAAAAAGAGAAAAATGCCGTGATTTTGGCCCATTATTACCAGCAACCAGAAATACAGGAAATTGCCGATTATGTGGGCGACAGTTTAGGATTGTCGCAGGAAGCCAAAAAAGTGAATGCTGATATTATTGTTTTTGCCGGAGTGCATTTTATGGCCGAAACCGCCAAACTACTCAATCCCAAGAAAAAGGTTTTGTTGCCCGATTTGGAAGCCGGTTGTTCTTTGGCCGAATCTTGTCCGCCGGATATTTTTAAAAAATTCATTGACGCGCATCCCCATCATATCGTGATTACTTATGTGAATTGTTCAGCCGAAATCAAAGCCTTGAGTCACATTGTTTGTACGTCATCCAATGCAGAAAAAATAGTAAACTCTGTTCCCGAAAACATTCCGATAATCTTTGCGCCTGATAAAAATTTAGGAAATTATATCAATCAAAAAACAGGAAGAAAAATGCTCCTTTGGGACGGTAGTTGTGTAGTTCACGAGGCTTTTTCTTTGGAGAAATTAATTGCATTATACAAAGAACATCCCGACGCCGGCATCATTGCACATCCTGAATCTGAGAACCACATTTTGGAAACCGCGAGTTATATCGGTTCTACTTCCGGGATGATTGACTATGTAAAACGAAGTCCGAAAACCAAATTTATCGTAGCTACCGAAGCCGGAATTTTATACAAAATGCAAGAAGCCGTACCCGATAAAATTCTGATTCCCGCACCGGCTCTGGAAGACAACACTTGTGCCTGCAGCGAATGTGCCTATATGAAACTCAATACGCTGCGCAAAGTTTACGATTGTTTGCTCCATGAATCTCCTGAAATAAAAGTACCGAAAAAGATTGCCGACAAAGCGATTATTCCAATACAACGAATGCTTGAATTATCGAAATGA
- the nadB gene encoding L-aspartate oxidase, producing MMNRQTYYLILGSGIAGLTVAIKLAQQFPDRKVLVVTKSNEDESNTKYAQGGIAVVMDGVTDDFEKHINDTLLCGDGLCVREVVEMVIKEGPKRLAELIQWGTHFDTAADGTLDLGKEGGHSNNRVVHFKDQTGREIERAILTKAHQQPNIEILDFHFAIDLITENNICHGVFVLDEKSNEIITIHSRFTILATGGIGQVYQQTTNPKIATGDGIAMAIRAKAKISDMEFIQFHPTALYAPHSASTFLISEAVRGFGAYLKTKNGHRFMLDYDVRGELASRDIVSRSIETELKNSGDDCVYLDCTHLDIIEFQKHFPTIYQNCALEGIDIAQNWIPVIPTQHYLCGGIAVDLNGVTSINRLLACGECSRTGLHGANRLASNSLLEALVYAHQIFKFLSQTDSEIKSVKYDFKRKGNPIAAEWVSTLKEKLQSIMQQNAGIVRNDTDLKNTLKQLQVWKNDCREMEREYAVTKAFLELKNSIEVSIPIVAYSLKRTQNKGSFYKEGKTINLQF from the coding sequence ATGATGAATAGGCAAACCTATTATTTAATCTTAGGTTCGGGTATAGCCGGATTGACCGTCGCCATCAAATTGGCACAGCAGTTCCCTGACCGAAAAGTGTTGGTGGTCACCAAATCTAACGAAGACGAATCGAATACCAAATACGCCCAAGGCGGTATAGCTGTTGTGATGGATGGCGTGACGGATGATTTTGAAAAACACATTAACGATACTTTACTTTGTGGTGATGGTTTGTGCGTCCGAGAGGTGGTGGAAATGGTAATCAAAGAAGGACCAAAGCGCTTAGCGGAACTCATCCAATGGGGAACGCATTTTGATACGGCTGCTGACGGAACACTTGATTTGGGTAAAGAAGGCGGACATTCCAACAATCGGGTGGTGCATTTTAAAGACCAAACCGGACGCGAAATTGAACGCGCTATTTTGACCAAAGCCCATCAGCAACCCAATATTGAAATCCTCGACTTCCATTTTGCCATTGATTTGATTACAGAAAACAATATTTGTCACGGCGTTTTTGTTTTGGATGAAAAAAGCAACGAAATCATAACGATACATTCGCGTTTCACCATTTTAGCCACCGGTGGCATCGGTCAGGTTTACCAACAAACCACCAATCCGAAAATTGCGACCGGCGATGGTATTGCGATGGCTATTCGGGCGAAGGCCAAAATCAGTGACATGGAATTTATCCAATTTCATCCGACGGCTTTGTATGCGCCACATTCGGCTTCTACTTTTTTAATTTCTGAGGCAGTTCGTGGTTTTGGCGCGTATTTAAAAACCAAGAACGGCCATCGGTTTATGTTGGATTATGATGTTAGAGGCGAATTGGCCTCGCGCGATATTGTCTCGAGAAGTATTGAAACCGAGTTGAAGAATTCGGGTGATGATTGTGTTTATTTAGATTGTACGCATTTGGATATAATCGAATTCCAAAAGCATTTCCCCACCATTTATCAGAATTGCGCGTTGGAAGGCATTGATATCGCCCAAAATTGGATTCCGGTGATTCCGACCCAACATTATTTGTGCGGTGGCATTGCGGTGGATTTAAACGGGGTAACTTCGATAAACCGATTATTGGCTTGCGGCGAGTGTTCCCGAACCGGTTTGCATGGCGCGAACCGATTGGCGTCGAATTCGTTGTTGGAAGCGTTGGTTTATGCGCATCAGATTTTTAAATTTTTAAGCCAAACGGATTCGGAAATCAAATCGGTAAAATATGATTTCAAGCGGAAAGGCAATCCAATTGCTGCCGAATGGGTATCGACTTTAAAAGAAAAATTACAATCCATCATGCAGCAAAATGCCGGGATTGTTCGGAATGACACCGATTTGAAAAACACTTTAAAGCAATTGCAAGTTTGGAAAAATGATTGCCGAGAAATGGAACGGGAATATGCAGTTACCAAAGCCTTTTTGGAACTGAAAAACAGTATAGAAGTCAGTATTCCGATAGTGGCTTATTCACTCAAGCGAACCCAAAACAAAGGAAGTTTTTATAAAGAAGGGAAAACTATAAACCTCCAATTCTGA
- a CDS encoding copper resistance protein CopD, which produces MTHQIILIFHLLAATVWVGGHLFLSIRYLPEALQKKDASILINFKDKFEPVGLPSLLTLLITGILMAYHYDVTFTQWFSFSNGIEKIVSIKLILLFISVGMAINAQLFVFPKVKSENLRPVAFQIITITLIGVAMLVLGSWVRIGGL; this is translated from the coding sequence ATGACACACCAAATTATCTTAATATTCCATTTATTGGCCGCGACCGTTTGGGTGGGCGGTCATCTCTTTTTATCCATTCGCTATTTGCCTGAAGCGTTGCAAAAGAAAGACGCTTCGATTCTAATTAATTTCAAAGACAAATTCGAACCGGTAGGTTTGCCGTCTTTACTGACTTTGCTCATAACCGGAATCTTGATGGCGTACCATTATGATGTGACATTTACCCAATGGTTTTCGTTTTCCAATGGCATAGAAAAAATTGTGTCAATCAAACTAATATTGCTTTTTATCTCCGTCGGAATGGCCATTAATGCCCAGCTCTTCGTCTTCCCCAAAGTCAAATCGGAAAATTTACGCCCGGTTGCTTTTCAAATTATAACGATTACCCTTATTGGTGTAGCGATGCTGGTTTTGGGCAGTTGGGTCAGAATTGGAGGTTTATAG
- a CDS encoding group III truncated hemoglobin has product MKTDIRNRKDIEKLVNTFYDKVKTDEVIGYLFTEIAQVNWETHLPKMYNFWENILFFTGNYEGNPMARHKELHEKSPMNPTHFGHWNKLFTETVDKLFEGPKAEEIKNRALNISAAMMYKTLSQ; this is encoded by the coding sequence ATGAAAACCGATATCAGAAATAGAAAAGACATCGAAAAACTGGTCAATACTTTTTACGACAAAGTAAAAACCGACGAGGTTATTGGCTATTTGTTTACCGAAATTGCTCAAGTGAATTGGGAAACTCATTTGCCTAAAATGTATAATTTTTGGGAAAACATTCTTTTCTTTACCGGAAATTATGAAGGCAATCCCATGGCAAGACACAAAGAATTGCACGAGAAAAGCCCGATGAATCCGACGCACTTTGGCCATTGGAACAAACTCTTCACTGAAACGGTGGACAAACTTTTCGAAGGTCCAAAAGCGGAAGAAATCAAAAACCGCGCACTGAACATTTCAGCCGCTATGATGTATAAAACCTTGAGCCAATGA
- a CDS encoding ABC transporter permease subunit, producing MNRIIKIILLDILKNKIVLAYTVILAALSWSSFALEDNAAKGLLTILNVILFTVPLVSILFSTIYLYNSSEFIELLLSQPIKRRKIWTSLFLGLSLSMVLAFVVGAGIPLLVNAPDSVGFMMIAIGCLISVIFVALAFLSSILTRDKAKGIGIAIMTWLFFALLFDGIVLFLLFQLADYPIENAMVGITALSPIDLARIQILMHLDVSAMMGYTGAIFKDFFGTSIGLIVSFLLLCLWAMVPFFISLKKFNQKDL from the coding sequence ATGAACCGCATCATTAAAATCATCTTACTCGACATCCTCAAAAACAAAATCGTCTTGGCTTACACCGTGATTTTGGCCGCACTGTCGTGGAGTTCTTTTGCCCTGGAAGACAATGCTGCCAAAGGTTTATTGACCATACTCAATGTCATTTTATTCACGGTGCCGTTGGTTTCCATTTTGTTTTCCACCATTTACTTGTACAACAGTTCCGAGTTTATCGAATTGCTATTGAGCCAACCCATCAAACGCCGAAAAATTTGGACGAGTTTGTTTCTGGGTTTGTCCCTTTCCATGGTGTTGGCTTTTGTTGTCGGAGCCGGAATTCCGTTGTTGGTCAATGCGCCCGACAGTGTAGGATTCATGATGATTGCCATTGGTTGTTTGATCTCGGTCATCTTTGTGGCTTTGGCGTTTTTGAGTTCGATACTCACCCGCGACAAAGCGAAAGGCATCGGGATTGCGATTATGACCTGGCTGTTTTTTGCCTTGCTTTTTGACGGCATCGTGTTGTTTTTGTTGTTCCAATTGGCCGATTATCCTATCGAAAATGCGATGGTAGGCATCACCGCTTTGAGTCCGATTGACTTGGCCCGAATTCAAATTTTGATGCACTTGGATGTATCGGCAATGATGGGTTACACCGGCGCTATTTTCAAAGACTTTTTCGGAACTTCTATCGGTTTGATCGTGTCTTTCTTATTGCTTTGTTTGTGGGCTATGGTTCCGTTTTTTATTTCGCTTAAAAAATTCAACCAAAAAGATTTGTAA
- a CDS encoding ABC transporter ATP-binding protein, whose protein sequence is MIDIQNITKKFGKLAVLQDINLSFQKGQCIALIGPNGCGKTTLIKSILGMVLPDSGSITVNGKSILGEYLYRNNIGYMPQIGRYPDNMTIGQIIEMIKKVRNSNTALDEDLIHAFELEKMFDKQMRTLSGGTTQKVSAVLAFLFNPEVLILDEPTAGLDPLASEILKEKIIREKEKGKLILITSHLLSELDDLITEIIFMQEGRVHFHQKIEDLKASTQEAKISKAIAKILKNNRHEPHH, encoded by the coding sequence ATGATTGACATACAAAATATTACTAAAAAGTTCGGCAAGTTAGCCGTGCTCCAAGACATCAACCTTTCGTTTCAAAAAGGCCAATGCATTGCGCTCATCGGCCCGAATGGTTGCGGAAAAACAACCTTAATCAAATCCATTTTAGGAATGGTCTTACCCGATAGCGGTTCGATAACCGTCAACGGAAAATCAATCCTCGGTGAATATTTGTACCGAAACAATATCGGCTACATGCCGCAAATCGGACGTTACCCCGACAATATGACTATCGGTCAGATTATCGAGATGATTAAAAAAGTACGAAACAGCAACACCGCATTGGACGAAGATTTGATCCATGCTTTTGAATTGGAAAAAATGTTCGACAAACAAATGCGCACGCTTTCGGGCGGAACGACACAAAAAGTTAGCGCAGTGTTGGCATTCTTATTCAATCCTGAAGTGTTGATTTTAGACGAACCCACAGCCGGTTTAGACCCATTGGCTTCCGAAATTCTGAAAGAAAAAATCATCCGCGAAAAAGAAAAAGGAAAATTGATTCTCATCACGTCGCACCTGCTTAGCGAACTGGACGATTTGATTACCGAAATCATTTTTATGCAGGAAGGAAGAGTCCATTTCCACCAAAAAATAGAAGACTTAAAGGCATCCACCCAAGAGGCTAAAATCTCGAAAGCGATTGCCAAAATCTTAAAAAACAACCGCCATGAACCGCATCATTAA
- a CDS encoding nitrous oxide reductase family maturation protein NosD, which yields MKNLVYILFFFCLISNAKTITVGKSYPVKTIKQALAMATDGDTIIVTKGIYKEGNIIIDKKIAFLGKQYPILDGQNKAEVLSIAADSVVVKGFKIINSGHAALDDPCGIKVYDRSFVSIENNILDNNFFGIYLQNCKNSLVKNNSIKAYGKQEQLIGNGIHCWKSEQLQIIGNRISGHRDGIYFEFVTQSVIWRNISNHNIRYGLHFMFSNDDSYITNVFKGNGAGVAVMFTKNVKMFNNYFEENWGDSAYGLLLKEIADSYIFNNRFARNTSGIYMEGTSRIKVEKNVFEANGWGMKIQASCMENEIVNNNYVGNTFDISTNGSLVLNTFNSNYWDKYEGYDLNKDGIGDVPYHPLSLFAVLTENNPSAMILFRSFMITLLDKSEKVLPSITPDNFIDNTPLMKSLPL from the coding sequence ATGAAAAATCTAGTTTATATACTCTTCTTTTTTTGCCTGATTAGTAATGCCAAAACCATTACTGTGGGTAAATCCTATCCGGTCAAAACCATCAAACAAGCTTTGGCGATGGCAACCGATGGCGATACTATTATCGTTACCAAAGGAATTTATAAAGAAGGGAATATTATCATCGATAAAAAAATTGCCTTTTTGGGCAAACAGTATCCAATACTCGACGGTCAAAACAAAGCCGAAGTGCTTTCTATTGCTGCCGACAGCGTGGTGGTAAAAGGGTTCAAAATCATCAACTCAGGCCACGCCGCTTTGGATGATCCTTGCGGAATCAAAGTGTATGACCGAAGTTTTGTCAGCATTGAAAACAATATCCTCGACAATAACTTCTTTGGCATTTACCTGCAAAACTGTAAAAACAGCTTGGTCAAAAACAATTCGATTAAAGCCTACGGCAAGCAGGAACAACTCATCGGAAACGGCATTCATTGCTGGAAAAGTGAGCAACTGCAAATCATTGGCAACCGAATCTCGGGCCATCGCGACGGGATTTACTTCGAATTTGTAACCCAATCGGTGATTTGGAGAAACATTTCCAACCACAATATCCGCTACGGTTTGCATTTTATGTTTTCCAATGACGATTCTTATATCACCAATGTTTTCAAAGGAAACGGCGCCGGTGTTGCAGTAATGTTTACCAAAAACGTAAAAATGTTCAATAATTATTTTGAGGAAAACTGGGGCGATTCGGCTTATGGCTTATTGCTCAAAGAGATTGCCGACAGTTATATTTTCAACAACCGTTTTGCCCGAAACACTTCCGGCATTTATATGGAAGGCACCTCCCGAATTAAAGTCGAGAAAAACGTCTTTGAAGCCAACGGCTGGGGCATGAAAATCCAAGCCAGTTGCATGGAAAATGAAATCGTCAACAACAATTACGTTGGAAACACTTTTGACATCAGTACCAATGGAAGTTTAGTGCTCAATACCTTCAACAGCAATTATTGGGACAAATATGAAGGCTATGATTTAAACAAAGACGGTATTGGCGATGTGCCTTATCATCCGCTGAGTTTGTTTGCCGTTTTGACCGAAAACAATCCGTCGGCCATGATTTTGTTCCGAAGTTTTATGATTACGCTTTTAGACAAATCAGAAAAAGTATTACCCAGTATTACGCCTGACAATTTTATAGACAATACGCCCCTAATGAAGTCGCTGCCATTATGA